Proteins from a single region of Malaclemys terrapin pileata isolate rMalTer1 chromosome 25, rMalTer1.hap1, whole genome shotgun sequence:
- the OSBPL7 gene encoding oxysterol-binding protein-related protein 7 isoform X1 gives MGSHEKELASPRRVPSRSNSTVSSKHSSAHQGSECWEVVDEPRSRTGPGQELERHEGYLLKKRKWPLKGWHKRYFMLEEGILKYATTRQDVLKGKLHGSVDVRLAVMSINRKAQRVDLDTEENIYHLKIKSQELFTSWVAKLCSHRLAEKPKCPVPTGGPDGRVPPPAQGYGSRNRVLPSDGAPALSALTSPRDKVNAWLKDSEGLDRCSAELSECQGKLQELNKLLQSLETLHRIPSAPLISNSQASAAAERPKKGKRTTRMWCTQSFAKDDTIGRVGRLHGSVPNLSRYLESSQSQPAFSLPPEYSQLQRNFWTLAQKVHGSLSSVVAALTAERNRLQEMRRALDLQRRAGGARNAAVAGAPSHNPDHTEYLRRFHSLSISSDATLASFTSLHPDEPDAHLAKGREQQLSNRSIVSLSDSHTEFFDACEVFLSASSSENEASDDDESCMSEATNSLSDEAGGDGRFQRAGRGAADGGPALCASEPGVGALPAPLPLPLPVLLPARLPRRSCLPAPSVPAGDVSLWNILRNNVGKDLSKVSMPVQLNEPLNTLQRLCEELEYSALLDAASRCADPCERLVCVAAFAVSAYASTYYRAGSKPFNPVLGETYECVRPDKGFRFISEQVCHHPPVSACHAESDNFIFWQDMKWKNKFWGKSLEIVPMGTVNVKLPRFGDHFEWNKVTSCIHNILSGQRWIEHYGEVLIRNVRDSSYHCKITFCKARYWSSSVNEVQGAVLSRGGQVIHRLFGKWHEGLYRGASPAGQCLWKPNPMPRELEKNYGFTQFALELNELTPELKRFLPSTDTRLRPDQRYLEEGNVQAAESQKRRIEQLQRDRRRVMEDNNIFHQARFFRQQTDPGGKESWVSNDTYWKLRAEPGYANLDSPVLW, from the exons ATGGGCAGTCACGAGAAGGAGCTGGCCTCCCCCCGGAGGGTGCCGTCCAGGTCCAACAGCACCGTGTCTTCCAAGCACAGCAGCGCTCACCAG GGCTCTGAGTGCTGGGAGGTGGTGGACGAGCCCCGGAGCAGGACCGGGCCCGGTCAGGAGCTGGAGCGGCACGAGGGCTacctgctgaagaagaggaagtGGCCCCTGAAGGGCTGGCATAAG AGATACTTCATGCTGGAGGAGGGGATCCTGAAATACGCCACCACGCGCCAGGAT gtCCTCAAGGGCAAACTGCACGGCTCCGTCGACGTCCGTCTGGCCGTCATGTCCATCAACAGGAAAGCGCAGCGCGTGGACCTGGACACGGAGGAGAACATCTACCACCTCAAG ATCAAATCCCAAGAGCTCTTTACCAGCTGGGTGGCCAAGCTGTGCTCCCACCGCCTGGCGGAGAAGCCCAAGTGCCCTGTGCCCACGGGGGGCCCGGATGGGCGAGTCCCGCCCCCCGCCCAG GGCTACGGCTCCCGGAACCGCGTCCTGCCGTCGGACGGCGCCCCGGCCCTCTCTGCGCTGACCAGCCCCCGGGACAAGGTGAACGCCTGGCTGAAGGACAGCGAGGGGCTGGATAGGTGCTCGGCAG aGCTCTCCGAGTGCCAGGGGAAGCTGCAGGAGCTGAACAAGTTGCTCCAGAGCCTGGAGACCTTGCACCGCATCCCGTCCGCGCCCCTCATCTCCAACAGCCAG GCCTCGGCAGCTGCAGAGAGACCCAAAAAGGGGAAGCGAACCACCAGGATGTGGTGCACCCAGAGCTTTGCCAAAGACGACACCATCGGCAGG GTAGGCCGTCTGCACGGCTCCGTCCCCAACCTCTCGCGCTACCTGGAGTCGAGCCAGAGCCAGCCGGCCTTCAGCCTCCCCCCGGAGTACAGCCAGCTGCAAAGGAACTTCTGGACCCTGGCCCAGAAAG TGCACGGGTCCCTCAGCAGCGTGGTAGCCGCGCTGACCGCGGAGAGGAATCGCCTCCAGGAGATGCGGCGGGCGCTGGATTTGCAACGCCGGGCGGGCGGTGCCAGGAACGCAGCCGTGGCCGGG GCTCCCTCGCACAACCCGGACCACACGGAGTATCTGCGGCGTTTCCACTCCCTCTCCATCTCCTCCGACGCCACGCTCGCCTCGTTCACCTCGCTGCACCCGGACGAG CCTGACGCCCACCTGGCCAAGGGGCGGGAGCAGCAGCTGTCCAATCGCAGCATCGTCTCGCTCTCGGACTCGCACACCGAGTTCTTCGACGCCTGCGAGGTCTTCCTGTCCGCCAGCTCCTCCGAGAATgag GCCTCCGACGACGACGAGTCCTGCATGAGCGAGGCCACCAACAGCCTCTCCGACGAGGCTGGGGGGGACGGGCGCTTCCAGAGAG CAGGCCGAGGCGCGGCGGACGGGGGGCCTGCGCTGTGCGCGTCCGAGCCGGGAGTGGGGGCGCTGCCGGCTCCCCTGCCCCTACCCCTGCCCGTGCTGCTGCCCGCGAGGCTCCCGCGCCGGAGCTGTCTGCCGGCCCCCAGCGTCCCCGCCGGCGACGTCAGCCTGTGGAACATCCTGCGCAACAACGTGGGCAAGGACCTGTCCAAGGTGTCCATGCCAGTGCAGCTCAACGAGCCGCTCAACACCCTGCAGCGGCTCTGCGAGGAGCTGGAGTACAGCGCCCTGCTGGACGCCGCCAGCCGCTGCGCCGACCCCTGCGAGCGCCTG GTCTGCGTCGCTGCCTTTGCTGTCTCTGCCTACGCTTCCACCTATTACCGTGCGGGCAGCAAACCCTTTAACCCCGTCCTGGGCGAGACATATGAGTGCGTTCGGCCGGACAAAGGCTTCCGCTTCATCAGCGAGCAG GTTTGCCACCACCCGCCTGTCTCCGCCTGCCACGCAGAGTCAGACAACTTCATCTTCTGGCAAG aCATGAAGTGGAAAAATAAATTCTGGGGCAAGTCCCTGGAGATCGTCCCCATGGGGACCGTGAACGTCAAGCTGCCCAG GTTCGGGGACCACTTCGAGTGGAACAAGGTGACGTCCTGTATCCACAACATCCTGAGCGGGCAGCGCTGGATCGAGCATTACGGCGAAGTCCTGATCCGCAACGTCCGGGACAGCAGCTACCACTGCAAGATCACCTTCTGCAAG GCCCGGTACTGGAGCTCCAGCGTGAACGAGGTGCAGGGGGCCGTGCTGAGTCGCGGGGGGCAGGTGATCCACCGGCTCTTCGGCAAGTGGCACGAGGGGCTGTACCGCGGCGCCTCCCCCGCCGGGCAGTGCCTCTGGAAACCCA accCCATGCCCCGAGAGCTTGAGAAGAACTACGGCTTCACGCAGTTCGCCCTGGAGCTGAACGAGCTGACGCCGGAGCTCAAGCGTTTCCTGCCCTCCACGGACACGCGGCTGCGCCCCGACCAGCG GTATCTGGAGGAAGGCAACGTGCAGGCCGCAGAGTCCCAAAAGCGCCGGATCGAGCAGCTGCAGAGAGACCGGCGCAGGGTCATGGAGGATAACAACATCTTCCACCAGGCGCGTTTCTTCAG gcaGCAGACGGACCCCGGCGGCAAGGAGTCCTGGGTCAGCAACGACACCTACTGGAAGCTGCGGGCGGAGCCCGGCTACGCCAACCTCGACAGCCCCGTGCTGTGGTAG
- the OSBPL7 gene encoding oxysterol-binding protein-related protein 7 isoform X2 produces the protein MGSHEKELASPRRVPSRSNSTVSSKHSSAHQGSECWEVVDEPRSRTGPGQELERHEGYLLKKRKWPLKGWHKRYFMLEEGILKYATTRQDVLKGKLHGSVDVRLAVMSINRKAQRVDLDTEENIYHLKIKSQELFTSWVAKLCSHRLAEKPKCPVPTGGPDGRVPPPAQGYGSRNRVLPSDGAPALSALTSPRDKVNAWLKDSEGLDRCSAELSECQGKLQELNKLLQSLETLHRIPSAPLISNSQASAAAERPKKGKRTTRMWCTQSFAKDDTIGRVGRLHGSVPNLSRYLESSQSQPAFSLPPEYSQLQRNFWTLAQKVHGSLSSVVAALTAERNRLQEMRRALDLQRRAGGARNAAVAGAPSHNPDHTEYLRRFHSLSISSDATLASFTSLHPDEPDAHLAKGREQQLSNRSIVSLSDSHTEFFDACEVFLSASSSENEASDDDESCMSEATNSLSDEAGGDGRFQRGRGAADGGPALCASEPGVGALPAPLPLPLPVLLPARLPRRSCLPAPSVPAGDVSLWNILRNNVGKDLSKVSMPVQLNEPLNTLQRLCEELEYSALLDAASRCADPCERLVCVAAFAVSAYASTYYRAGSKPFNPVLGETYECVRPDKGFRFISEQVCHHPPVSACHAESDNFIFWQDMKWKNKFWGKSLEIVPMGTVNVKLPRFGDHFEWNKVTSCIHNILSGQRWIEHYGEVLIRNVRDSSYHCKITFCKARYWSSSVNEVQGAVLSRGGQVIHRLFGKWHEGLYRGASPAGQCLWKPNPMPRELEKNYGFTQFALELNELTPELKRFLPSTDTRLRPDQRYLEEGNVQAAESQKRRIEQLQRDRRRVMEDNNIFHQARFFRQQTDPGGKESWVSNDTYWKLRAEPGYANLDSPVLW, from the exons ATGGGCAGTCACGAGAAGGAGCTGGCCTCCCCCCGGAGGGTGCCGTCCAGGTCCAACAGCACCGTGTCTTCCAAGCACAGCAGCGCTCACCAG GGCTCTGAGTGCTGGGAGGTGGTGGACGAGCCCCGGAGCAGGACCGGGCCCGGTCAGGAGCTGGAGCGGCACGAGGGCTacctgctgaagaagaggaagtGGCCCCTGAAGGGCTGGCATAAG AGATACTTCATGCTGGAGGAGGGGATCCTGAAATACGCCACCACGCGCCAGGAT gtCCTCAAGGGCAAACTGCACGGCTCCGTCGACGTCCGTCTGGCCGTCATGTCCATCAACAGGAAAGCGCAGCGCGTGGACCTGGACACGGAGGAGAACATCTACCACCTCAAG ATCAAATCCCAAGAGCTCTTTACCAGCTGGGTGGCCAAGCTGTGCTCCCACCGCCTGGCGGAGAAGCCCAAGTGCCCTGTGCCCACGGGGGGCCCGGATGGGCGAGTCCCGCCCCCCGCCCAG GGCTACGGCTCCCGGAACCGCGTCCTGCCGTCGGACGGCGCCCCGGCCCTCTCTGCGCTGACCAGCCCCCGGGACAAGGTGAACGCCTGGCTGAAGGACAGCGAGGGGCTGGATAGGTGCTCGGCAG aGCTCTCCGAGTGCCAGGGGAAGCTGCAGGAGCTGAACAAGTTGCTCCAGAGCCTGGAGACCTTGCACCGCATCCCGTCCGCGCCCCTCATCTCCAACAGCCAG GCCTCGGCAGCTGCAGAGAGACCCAAAAAGGGGAAGCGAACCACCAGGATGTGGTGCACCCAGAGCTTTGCCAAAGACGACACCATCGGCAGG GTAGGCCGTCTGCACGGCTCCGTCCCCAACCTCTCGCGCTACCTGGAGTCGAGCCAGAGCCAGCCGGCCTTCAGCCTCCCCCCGGAGTACAGCCAGCTGCAAAGGAACTTCTGGACCCTGGCCCAGAAAG TGCACGGGTCCCTCAGCAGCGTGGTAGCCGCGCTGACCGCGGAGAGGAATCGCCTCCAGGAGATGCGGCGGGCGCTGGATTTGCAACGCCGGGCGGGCGGTGCCAGGAACGCAGCCGTGGCCGGG GCTCCCTCGCACAACCCGGACCACACGGAGTATCTGCGGCGTTTCCACTCCCTCTCCATCTCCTCCGACGCCACGCTCGCCTCGTTCACCTCGCTGCACCCGGACGAG CCTGACGCCCACCTGGCCAAGGGGCGGGAGCAGCAGCTGTCCAATCGCAGCATCGTCTCGCTCTCGGACTCGCACACCGAGTTCTTCGACGCCTGCGAGGTCTTCCTGTCCGCCAGCTCCTCCGAGAATgag GCCTCCGACGACGACGAGTCCTGCATGAGCGAGGCCACCAACAGCCTCTCCGACGAGGCTGGGGGGGACGGGCGCTTCCAGAGAG GCCGAGGCGCGGCGGACGGGGGGCCTGCGCTGTGCGCGTCCGAGCCGGGAGTGGGGGCGCTGCCGGCTCCCCTGCCCCTACCCCTGCCCGTGCTGCTGCCCGCGAGGCTCCCGCGCCGGAGCTGTCTGCCGGCCCCCAGCGTCCCCGCCGGCGACGTCAGCCTGTGGAACATCCTGCGCAACAACGTGGGCAAGGACCTGTCCAAGGTGTCCATGCCAGTGCAGCTCAACGAGCCGCTCAACACCCTGCAGCGGCTCTGCGAGGAGCTGGAGTACAGCGCCCTGCTGGACGCCGCCAGCCGCTGCGCCGACCCCTGCGAGCGCCTG GTCTGCGTCGCTGCCTTTGCTGTCTCTGCCTACGCTTCCACCTATTACCGTGCGGGCAGCAAACCCTTTAACCCCGTCCTGGGCGAGACATATGAGTGCGTTCGGCCGGACAAAGGCTTCCGCTTCATCAGCGAGCAG GTTTGCCACCACCCGCCTGTCTCCGCCTGCCACGCAGAGTCAGACAACTTCATCTTCTGGCAAG aCATGAAGTGGAAAAATAAATTCTGGGGCAAGTCCCTGGAGATCGTCCCCATGGGGACCGTGAACGTCAAGCTGCCCAG GTTCGGGGACCACTTCGAGTGGAACAAGGTGACGTCCTGTATCCACAACATCCTGAGCGGGCAGCGCTGGATCGAGCATTACGGCGAAGTCCTGATCCGCAACGTCCGGGACAGCAGCTACCACTGCAAGATCACCTTCTGCAAG GCCCGGTACTGGAGCTCCAGCGTGAACGAGGTGCAGGGGGCCGTGCTGAGTCGCGGGGGGCAGGTGATCCACCGGCTCTTCGGCAAGTGGCACGAGGGGCTGTACCGCGGCGCCTCCCCCGCCGGGCAGTGCCTCTGGAAACCCA accCCATGCCCCGAGAGCTTGAGAAGAACTACGGCTTCACGCAGTTCGCCCTGGAGCTGAACGAGCTGACGCCGGAGCTCAAGCGTTTCCTGCCCTCCACGGACACGCGGCTGCGCCCCGACCAGCG GTATCTGGAGGAAGGCAACGTGCAGGCCGCAGAGTCCCAAAAGCGCCGGATCGAGCAGCTGCAGAGAGACCGGCGCAGGGTCATGGAGGATAACAACATCTTCCACCAGGCGCGTTTCTTCAG gcaGCAGACGGACCCCGGCGGCAAGGAGTCCTGGGTCAGCAACGACACCTACTGGAAGCTGCGGGCGGAGCCCGGCTACGCCAACCTCGACAGCCCCGTGCTGTGGTAG